A single Victivallis lenta DNA region contains:
- a CDS encoding N-acetyl sugar amidotransferase, giving the protein MSSAEICSRCVMDTSEKIIDFDENGHCCYCREAIKRLEAGEWNRHGEAELKAVFDRMKAECSGRKYDCIIGISGGVDSSYVAYIAHRYGVRMLGVHVDAGWNTPVSENNIRKLCEKYGVDLVVEKVPLDEMMDLQRAYFISGVPNQDVPQDHAFFAVLYRYAIEHGITWILEGRNFSSESILGRGLRFDPKDSVNLLDIHAKFGRIPLKKFPIMDEKTFYEDIPRKKQFQVFSPLDLIDYNKFEAIKILHADCGFEYYGGKHLESRFTKLYQNYILPQKFHCDKRRAHLSSLIVAGQLSREDALAELARPPYGDPAELEMDIRYFIDKVGLTREEFDRIMQEEPREHTDFKVNKYYRRSKLLKNPWVRFVLSVPGIGWGKRILKRWF; this is encoded by the coding sequence ATGAGTTCTGCCGAAATTTGCAGCCGATGTGTAATGGATACCAGCGAAAAAATCATCGATTTTGACGAGAACGGCCATTGCTGTTACTGTCGGGAGGCAATAAAACGGTTGGAGGCCGGCGAATGGAATCGTCATGGAGAAGCCGAGTTGAAAGCCGTGTTCGATCGAATGAAAGCGGAGTGTTCCGGCAGAAAGTACGACTGCATCATCGGTATCTCCGGGGGCGTGGACAGTTCCTATGTCGCTTATATCGCCCACCGGTACGGGGTTCGAATGCTGGGGGTCCATGTGGATGCCGGGTGGAACACCCCGGTGTCTGAGAACAATATCCGGAAATTGTGCGAAAAGTATGGAGTCGATCTGGTTGTCGAGAAGGTTCCGCTCGACGAAATGATGGATCTGCAACGGGCTTATTTCATAAGCGGGGTTCCGAATCAGGATGTTCCCCAGGATCACGCTTTCTTCGCCGTTCTGTATCGCTATGCCATTGAACATGGAATCACCTGGATTCTGGAGGGGAGAAACTTTTCCTCCGAGTCGATTCTCGGACGTGGATTGCGCTTCGACCCGAAAGACAGCGTGAATCTGCTGGACATTCATGCGAAATTCGGCAGAATCCCTTTGAAGAAATTCCCGATCATGGACGAGAAGACTTTTTATGAGGATATTCCGCGAAAAAAACAGTTTCAGGTGTTTTCACCTCTGGACCTGATTGATTACAATAAATTTGAGGCGATCAAAATCCTGCATGCGGATTGCGGGTTTGAATATTACGGCGGGAAACACCTGGAATCCCGTTTCACCAAGCTTTACCAGAATTACATCCTTCCACAGAAATTCCATTGCGACAAGCGCCGGGCGCATCTCTCCAGCCTGATCGTTGCCGGACAGCTTTCGCGGGAGGACGCACTGGCCGAGCTGGCCCGGCCGCCTTATGGGGACCCTGCCGAGCTGGAAATGGATATCCGGTACTTTATCGACAAGGTTGGCCTGACTCGGGAGGAATTTGACCGGATCATGCAGGAAGAGCCTCGCGAACACACCGATTTCAAAGTGAACAAGTATTATCGTCGAAGCAAGCTGTTGAAAAATCCGTGGGTGCGGTTTGTGTTGTCTGTACCGGGTATCGGCTGGGGAAAACGCATCCTGAAACGCTGGTTCTGA
- a CDS encoding glycosyltransferase, giving the protein MRKNILIVCDAFPPDFAPRMGYMCKYLSAAGWHFHVLLSEHDESGKRDYGHLAGFAEVHRIPRRKHGRFRLFLNRICSRFVPPAVPFADRQAMLDTGRRVIRERDIELVVASSYTTWPLPLAGQLARESGLPLLVDLRDIQEQWPDKGVWYRLQRGMHLRHLLKCRNRVLREAAAVTTVSEWHQKTLSAFNSRTELIFNGFDPELFRPEPPRASRVFKIVYAGTIGALSFRDPELLFAACARLVKAGIISPDKFKIQFYSENGAERLLEELLLRYPIREYLDFPGYVSPQEVPGVVGDAQILLLLANRGKGGNPTGIMSTKLFEYLAVNRPLLLVRSDEDCLELEIRRTRAGAACRTVEEVQEFLEKHYRYWQENGCTVGSTDLAACDKYSRRTQADQFAVLFEALIAGRSLK; this is encoded by the coding sequence ATGCGGAAGAATATCCTCATTGTTTGCGACGCCTTCCCACCCGATTTTGCACCGAGGATGGGATATATGTGCAAATACTTGTCTGCGGCCGGGTGGCATTTTCATGTATTGCTTTCGGAACACGATGAATCCGGCAAACGGGATTATGGACATCTGGCGGGATTTGCCGAAGTTCACCGGATTCCGCGTCGGAAGCACGGTCGGTTTCGTCTTTTTCTGAATCGCATCTGTTCGCGTTTTGTGCCGCCTGCCGTGCCGTTTGCCGATCGGCAGGCCATGCTCGATACCGGCCGCAGAGTGATTCGGGAGCGGGATATCGAATTGGTTGTGGCCTCCTCCTATACCACCTGGCCTCTGCCGCTGGCCGGTCAGCTCGCACGAGAATCGGGTCTGCCCCTGCTGGTCGATCTCCGTGATATTCAGGAACAGTGGCCGGATAAGGGAGTGTGGTATCGACTTCAGCGCGGCATGCACCTCCGACATCTGTTGAAATGTCGGAACCGGGTTTTGCGGGAAGCTGCTGCCGTGACGACCGTCTCTGAATGGCATCAGAAAACGCTGTCGGCATTCAATTCGCGTACGGAATTGATATTCAACGGGTTTGATCCGGAGCTTTTTCGCCCGGAACCTCCCCGCGCCTCGCGTGTTTTTAAAATCGTTTATGCCGGAACGATCGGTGCGCTCTCCTTCCGCGATCCGGAATTGCTGTTTGCTGCCTGCGCCCGTCTGGTAAAAGCGGGAATCATTTCGCCGGATAAATTTAAAATCCAGTTTTACAGCGAAAACGGTGCAGAACGGCTGCTGGAAGAGCTTTTGCTGCGCTATCCGATCCGTGAATATCTGGATTTCCCCGGCTATGTCTCTCCTCAAGAGGTGCCGGGGGTGGTGGGGGACGCCCAGATCCTGCTGCTGCTCGCCAATCGCGGCAAGGGAGGAAATCCGACGGGAATCATGTCGACAAAACTGTTCGAATATCTCGCCGTCAATCGTCCTTTGCTGCTGGTCCGCAGTGACGAAGATTGCCTGGAACTCGAGATTCGCAGGACCCGGGCCGGAGCCGCCTGCCGCACAGTGGAAGAGGTTCAGGAGTTTCTGGAGAAACATTATCGTTATTGGCAGGAAAACGGCTGCACGGTAGGCTCTACCGATCTCGCCGCTTGTGACAAATACTCCCGGCGTACCCAGGCAGATCAGTTTGCGGTGCTGTTTGAAGCATTGATTGCCGGACGGAGTTTGAAATGA
- a CDS encoding glycosyltransferase family 39 protein: MSASVAFGREPALSFRNRSAFRRRLLVLAALLLAALIPRLVCLHFAGVPRDTVKYLACAETIRSGDKEKLDAFPAHIWSYCRLLAFFEPQHMMAAGRMLNLLCGLLLIVVCRQMGEEISGSGKVAAAAALLAAGNPFLVENSTVVLRDTPGLLLFAAALLCLLRGSRTELLRYYVLAGIAGAAAVAIRLEEAELLLCGALIAGYQKMECGRIQWRGWFCFAAVLLVTFFVILLSLVPLSASGWGLILDFWMKIRFHLWGSA, from the coding sequence GTGAGTGCTTCCGTTGCTTTCGGCCGGGAGCCGGCCCTTTCATTCCGGAACCGTTCGGCCTTCCGCCGGCGGCTGCTGGTGCTGGCGGCGCTCCTGCTGGCGGCGCTGATTCCGCGGCTGGTCTGTTTGCATTTTGCCGGTGTTCCACGGGATACCGTCAAATATCTGGCCTGTGCCGAAACCATCCGCAGCGGGGATAAAGAGAAACTGGACGCTTTCCCGGCGCACATCTGGTCTTACTGCCGGCTTCTGGCATTTTTCGAACCGCAGCATATGATGGCAGCCGGACGGATGCTGAATCTGCTGTGCGGTCTTCTCTTGATCGTGGTCTGCCGGCAGATGGGGGAGGAGATATCAGGCAGTGGAAAGGTCGCTGCCGCCGCTGCTCTGCTGGCAGCAGGAAATCCGTTTCTTGTGGAAAATTCCACGGTCGTTCTCCGCGATACGCCGGGGCTGCTGCTGTTCGCTGCAGCCCTGCTTTGCCTGCTTCGCGGCAGCCGGACGGAATTGCTGCGGTATTACGTGCTGGCCGGCATTGCCGGTGCGGCGGCCGTCGCAATCCGGCTCGAGGAGGCGGAGCTGCTGCTTTGCGGCGCTTTGATAGCCGGTTATCAGAAAATGGAATGCGGCAGGATACAGTGGCGCGGGTGGTTCTGCTTTGCCGCCGTATTGCTGGTGACCTTTTTCGTCATTCTGCTCAGCCTGGTTCCGCTCTCCGCTTCCGGATGGGGACTCATTCTGGATTTCTGGATGAAAATCCGGTTTCATCTTTGGGGGAGTGCCTGA
- a CDS encoding CgeB family protein: protein MELPGGTGTEHSSGDSRTAAQWPDCHRQYPRGFRKETGMKITYIAPFSPGCTGRMRGECLLRNFPSAEFTVIDTAVPLQDTSRLWRSIGWRFQVGPMISGLNEYIRRRIPAKTQELIWVDKAVFLTPELTRLLRDRAKLLVHYTPDMAFCANRSALFYRSAHYYDYLITTKTCEANDYRRLVDAGKTQIIMTTQGFQAQLHRPVVPFERKKGVVFIGLHEPSRELVLDRLLAGGVPLLLAGVGWESFVRRHRLPHLDYRGRSLFGDSYVEAVSGGMFAWGALSKRFPERHTTRTFEIPACGTALITERNEEISVFFGEKEAIFYSSVGEMIEKIFYYQAHPDELRQLTVRGNAAVHARALDYDSIISGLLRSMGVEKC from the coding sequence ATGGAGTTACCGGGCGGAACCGGAACGGAACATTCGTCAGGTGATTCCCGTACTGCTGCTCAATGGCCGGATTGTCATCGACAATATCCGCGTGGTTTCAGGAAAGAGACAGGAATGAAAATCACTTATATCGCACCATTCAGTCCCGGATGCACCGGCAGAATGAGGGGTGAGTGCCTGCTGCGGAATTTCCCATCGGCTGAGTTCACCGTGATTGATACGGCGGTTCCTCTGCAGGACACGTCGCGTCTGTGGCGAAGCATCGGCTGGCGATTTCAGGTCGGTCCGATGATTTCCGGTCTGAATGAATATATTCGTCGAAGGATTCCGGCAAAGACACAGGAACTGATCTGGGTGGACAAGGCAGTATTTCTTACGCCGGAACTCACCCGGTTGCTGCGGGATCGGGCAAAGTTGCTGGTTCATTACACGCCGGATATGGCATTTTGCGCCAATCGATCCGCTCTGTTCTACAGGAGTGCACATTATTATGATTATCTGATCACGACCAAAACCTGCGAAGCGAACGATTACCGGCGGCTGGTGGACGCCGGTAAAACGCAAATCATCATGACGACCCAGGGGTTTCAGGCTCAGCTTCATCGGCCGGTCGTTCCGTTTGAACGGAAAAAGGGGGTCGTGTTCATCGGACTGCATGAGCCGTCGCGGGAGCTGGTTCTCGATCGCCTGCTTGCCGGCGGTGTGCCGCTTCTTCTGGCGGGAGTCGGCTGGGAGTCGTTCGTCCGCAGGCATCGGCTGCCGCATCTGGATTATCGTGGGAGATCGCTTTTCGGTGATTCGTATGTAGAGGCCGTCTCCGGCGGCATGTTCGCCTGGGGGGCGCTCTCCAAGCGTTTCCCGGAGCGGCACACGACCAGAACCTTTGAAATTCCCGCCTGCGGAACTGCGCTGATCACGGAGCGGAATGAGGAAATTTCCGTTTTTTTTGGGGAGAAAGAAGCAATATTTTACTCTTCTGTCGGGGAAATGATTGAAAAAATTTTTTACTATCAGGCGCATCCGGATGAATTACGGCAGTTGACTGTTCGCGGAAACGCAGCCGTACATGCCCGGGCTCTGGATTATGACAGCATCATTTCCGGGCTTCTCCGTTCCATGGGGGTGGAGAAATGCTGA
- a CDS encoding glycosyltransferase family 9 protein has product MLIFFSGSIGDTLICLPFLRELRRRNPGETIALLHDDAQTGCRELLENSGYIDVFLTYHAESGPAGKIRLFFRLFRLLRPYRFRKLVYLLRTQRGLSFRLRRDMAFFGLLGIREFVGIHRLFELPEPSENGALPMVPHHYDLLAERLKADGIIPMADSDAVFPLSFTPEEQEKAAGWSRRLRKAAGHRRPIAVGIGGNKAVCRWPLEYYAEVLRSLIAEDNIFPVFFGGKADGERIASLCSELLCGASASSFGSLSLRECVGAMRSCAWYLGNDTGTLHMAVAAELKCVAVYSAHNYRGLWYPYGDGHRVLRSSVPCEVCFRQECGFGNPPPCLLDIKPAAVLKECRALNGEIR; this is encoded by the coding sequence ATGCTGATCTTCTTTTCCGGTTCGATCGGAGACACGCTGATCTGTCTGCCGTTCCTGCGGGAACTGAGGCGGCGGAATCCGGGTGAAACGATCGCCCTCCTTCATGATGATGCCCAGACCGGCTGCCGTGAACTGCTGGAAAACTCCGGTTATATCGACGTGTTTCTGACTTATCACGCCGAATCCGGCCCGGCGGGGAAAATCCGACTCTTTTTCCGGCTTTTCCGGCTTTTGCGCCCGTACCGTTTCCGAAAGCTGGTTTATCTGCTGCGGACCCAACGGGGGCTGTCGTTCCGGCTTCGTCGCGACATGGCGTTTTTTGGGTTGCTGGGTATTCGGGAATTCGTCGGGATACATCGCTTGTTCGAATTGCCGGAACCGTCCGAAAACGGTGCCCTGCCGATGGTTCCTCATCATTATGATTTGCTTGCGGAACGTCTGAAAGCGGATGGAATCATTCCGATGGCGGACAGCGATGCCGTTTTCCCTCTCAGTTTCACTCCGGAGGAACAGGAGAAAGCAGCCGGCTGGAGCCGGAGGCTCCGGAAGGCAGCCGGACATCGGCGTCCCATTGCGGTCGGCATAGGGGGAAACAAGGCGGTCTGCCGCTGGCCGCTGGAATATTATGCGGAAGTGCTTCGGAGCCTGATTGCCGAAGACAATATTTTTCCTGTTTTCTTCGGAGGGAAAGCGGATGGCGAGAGGATCGCTTCCCTGTGTTCGGAATTGCTCTGCGGCGCTTCGGCCTCCAGTTTCGGCAGCCTGAGCTTGCGTGAATGTGTCGGTGCAATGCGCAGCTGTGCCTGGTATCTCGGCAATGACACCGGCACGCTGCATATGGCGGTGGCGGCCGAATTGAAATGTGTCGCCGTCTATTCGGCACATAACTACCGCGGTCTGTGGTACCCGTACGGAGACGGTCACCGGGTGCTCCGCTCGTCGGTTCCCTGTGAAGTATGTTTTCGGCAGGAGTGCGGATTCGGGAATCCGCCGCCGTGCTTGCTGGATATCAAGCCTGCGGCTGTACTGAAGGAGTGTCGTGCATTGAATGGTGAAATCAGATGA
- a CDS encoding glycosyltransferase, which translates to MRKRRPIIVSPSGNLYGSEKVLLDFLATAEEDYEIYLPEGRLRRRIAGQLPQVRLRVFSRVQLLYPELFLRMIFSSRRFLYCNEGGHIRRIGLLARLLPHKRFFVHLRIAEDCGPARLRNLPDNVTLIVVSDYLMGLLPEMVRAKSVRLHDPYLASGRKGDSGRFRMSPLPKIGVVGRVTRTKGLQELAGLTDYAEAHGTELEIHLFGSFDPTEEAVCAFRRKMECYRFVRIVFEGFVEHMEAAYDSMDVIWHFSLTEPLGRIFFEALDSGTFFTGFDSGGIGEIGHELGLSGFLVEYGEGWEKRFLASLKRLHGQDAHKAFCRAAKKMQEAFSPSGYARALETLFKK; encoded by the coding sequence ATGAGGAAGCGGCGTCCGATTATCGTGAGCCCGTCCGGAAATCTCTACGGCAGTGAGAAGGTTCTGCTGGATTTTCTCGCCACGGCGGAAGAGGATTATGAAATATATCTGCCGGAAGGACGGCTTCGAAGGAGAATCGCCGGGCAGTTGCCGCAGGTCCGGCTCCGGGTTTTCAGCCGTGTACAGCTATTGTATCCGGAATTGTTCCTCCGGATGATTTTTTCGAGCCGGAGGTTTCTCTACTGTAATGAGGGCGGGCATATCCGCCGTATCGGACTGCTCGCCCGGCTGCTGCCGCACAAGCGCTTCTTCGTGCATCTGCGCATTGCAGAGGACTGCGGCCCGGCCCGGCTGCGGAATCTTCCGGACAATGTCACTTTGATCGTCGTGTCTGATTATCTCATGGGACTCCTGCCTGAAATGGTCCGGGCGAAAAGCGTCCGGCTTCACGATCCGTATCTGGCGTCCGGCCGAAAAGGGGATTCGGGCCGGTTTCGGATGTCGCCGCTGCCGAAAATCGGCGTTGTCGGCAGAGTGACCCGCACAAAAGGACTGCAGGAACTGGCTGGCTTGACGGACTACGCGGAGGCGCACGGAACTGAATTGGAAATCCATCTCTTCGGCAGTTTCGATCCGACGGAAGAGGCGGTTTGTGCTTTTCGGCGGAAGATGGAGTGTTACCGCTTTGTCCGCATCGTCTTTGAAGGTTTCGTCGAACACATGGAGGCGGCTTACGATTCGATGGATGTCATCTGGCATTTCAGTCTGACCGAGCCACTGGGCAGGATTTTCTTTGAGGCGCTGGATTCCGGAACATTTTTTACCGGTTTCGATTCCGGCGGAATCGGCGAGATCGGGCATGAACTCGGATTATCCGGTTTTCTGGTGGAATACGGAGAGGGCTGGGAGAAGCGTTTCCTCGCTTCCCTGAAACGGCTGCACGGGCAGGATGCGCACAAGGCATTCTGCCGTGCCGCGAAAAAAATGCAGGAGGCGTTTTCTCCTTCGGGATATGCCCGTGCATTGGAGACTCTGTTCAAAAAATGA